The Thermodesulfovibrionales bacterium genome window below encodes:
- a CDS encoding recombination regulator RecX, producing the protein MKDSEAKARAFALKLLGYRQRSESELRERLLGKGFSQEVTENIIKIFKNSGLIDDRDAAKYFVRVGEQRLLGKRKIAEILFKRGIKPELVEEVIEEFDETESATRSVQKWLRRHSLKDRDSEEKLKEFMLRRGYRMDTIIRIIKKIKEEGK; encoded by the coding sequence TTGAAAGATTCGGAAGCTAAGGCAAGGGCTTTTGCACTGAAACTCCTCGGTTACAGACAGAGAAGTGAGTCTGAGCTGAGGGAAAGACTTCTTGGAAAAGGTTTCAGCCAGGAGGTCACTGAAAATATAATCAAAATATTTAAAAACTCAGGTCTTATAGATGACAGAGATGCAGCCAAATACTTTGTGAGGGTTGGTGAGCAGAGACTTCTTGGAAAAAGAAAAATTGCAGAGATACTTTTTAAAAGAGGTATCAAGCCAGAGCTAGTAGAAGAGGTTATTGAAGAATTTGATGAGACAGAATCTGCTACAAGGAGTGTCCAGAAATGGCTCAGAAGGCACAGCCTTAAAGATAGAGACTCAGAGGAAAAACTTAAGGAGTTTATGCTCAGAAGAGGATACAGGATGGACACGATCATCAGGATTATAAAAAAGATAAAGGAGGAAGGAAAATGA